In Leptodactylus fuscus isolate aLepFus1 chromosome 2, aLepFus1.hap2, whole genome shotgun sequence, one genomic interval encodes:
- the POPDC2 gene encoding popeye domain-containing protein 2 isoform X3 has protein sequence MESSSGTLDHLLYAPRCVGWKSSMEAGLFQLGSLILLLAFMGGSGVLGCIYVFALMAIGFLCMVLWGGLWVCGVDVVVWNVLLMVACLVQIIHLIYRLRRESYGEDYDTLYRTVYQPLQVPLPIFKEIAHCSGMEVHTLNADQSYALEGKTPIDRLSLLISGRVKVSLDGQFLHYIFPYQFLDSPEWESLRPSEEGTFQVTLTAETDSTFISWPRKKLYLLLAREKYISRLFSVLLGFDICHKLYALNDKLFAKFGLRFDIRLPSLYHVLGPSSEPAGDIVAVTDHSQAAPALHKAPASHPQQPAGIRGSRPESGHLGEDSSSLILEDFAELPGSFMDYVSEGEYMK, from the exons ATGGAGTCCTCCAGTGGGACGCTGGACCACCTCTTGTATGCCCCCCGGTGTGTGGGCTGGAAGTCCTCCATGGAGGCCGGCTTGTTCCAGCTGGGCAGCCTCATTCTCTTGCTGGCCTTCATGGGTGGCAGTGGAGTCTTGGGCTGCATCTACGTCTTTGCACTAATGGCCATTGGTTTCTTGTGTATGGTGCTGTGGGGTGGGCTGTGGGTCTGTGGGGTGGACGTGGTGGTTTGGAACGTGCTGCTGATGGTGGCGTGCCTTGTCCAGATCATTCATCTCATTTACCGACTGCGCAGAGAATCCTACGGGGAGGACTATGATACCCTGTACCGTACCGTCTACCAACCGCTGCAGGTGCCACTGCCCATCTTCAAGGAAATTGCCCACTGCAGCGGCATGGAGGTCCATACTCTGAATGCTGACCAGAGCTACGCGTTAGAGGGAAAGACCCCTATTGACCGGCTGTCTCTTCTCATCTCTGGAcg GGTGAAGGTCAGTCTGGATGGACAGTTCTTACATTACATCTTCCCTTACCAGTTCCTGGACTCTCCAGAGTGGGAATCTCTACGGCCCTCAGAAGAAGGAACATTCCAG GTGACGTTGACAGCGGAGACGGACAGCACGTTCATCAGCTGGCCCCGGAAGAAGTTGTACCTGCTCCTGGCTCGGGAGAAATACATCTCACGCCTCTTCTCTGTGCTCCTCGGCTTTGACATCTGTCACAAACTCTATGCCCTCAATGACAAGCTCTTTGCCAAGTTTGGCCTCCGCTTTGACATCCGCCTGCCCAGCCTCTACCATGTCCTGGGGCCGTCGTCAGAGCCTGCAGGTGATATTGTAGCAGTCACTGACCATTCACAGGCTGCTCCGGCCCTCCATAAGGCACCTGCGTCCCATCCTCAGCAGCCAGCGGGCATCAGGGGCTCCCGGCCCGAGAGTGGCCACCTGGGTGAGGACTCCAGTAGCCTCATTCTAGAGGACTTTGCGGAGCTTCCTGGTTCCTTTATGGATTATGTGAGCGAGGGGGAGTATATGAAGTGA
- the PLA1A gene encoding phospholipase A1 member A — translation MKGLQTGSHHIMAGGRMRIMQLAVTAVLLTCIISTVSSQFTLHAIRECADFQTSGIFRANNLLVQFLLFTPRDPVCAELIKVNETDIIENSSFNASLDTKVIIHGFRALGTKPSWINSMVESLLASGTFNVVAVDWVYGATAKYNQAVENIPRLSQEVVALINRFLELGSTEESIHLIGVSLGAHVAGYVGNHFGGRIGRITGLDPAAYKFTNTGPEERLDPGDAMFVEAVHTDTDNFGIRIRVGHADYFINGGRDQPGCPSIRNPYGYLICDHMRSVTMFINALRGICSYVGFPCSDYQMFRGGNCVDCRTPQMSSCPHIGMKDFLVTPDVVPITVSPGVDNYTSTSSKEQESSTRQVSQVQAPLFMLTTSSEPYCAYHILLKFTLTELKENTITLEIQLISADSDTSKSKITISKQTLEGRSLAAHRTPLCRVDMVVLRTSSSWLRKKNFSGTLCLAELPMSSTQMICLPDVVTFSGGGHQTHNLADSRSRLCQ, via the exons ATGAAAGGGTTACAGACGGGGTCACACCACATCATGGCCGGTGGAAGGATGAGGATCATGCAGCTGGCTGTAACCGCAGTCCTACTCACCTGCATTATATCGACAG TATCTTCACAATTTACTCTCCATGCCATCCGTGAATGCGCCGACTTCCAGACATCAGGAATTTTCCGGGCTAATAACCTCCTGGTGCAGTTCCTGCTCTTCACCCCCAGGGATCCAGTATGTGCGGAGTTAATCAAGGTCAACGAAACGGACATTATTGAGAACTCGTCCTTCAATGCGTCTCTGGACACCAAGGTCATCATCCATGGCTTCAG GGCGTTGGGGACGAAGCCATCTTGGATTAACAGCATGGTGGAATCTCTGCTCGCCTCTGGGACGTTTAATGTGGTAGCGGTGGACTGGGTGTATGGTGCCACCGCTAAATATAACCAAGCCGTAGAGAACATTCCCAGACTAAGCCAGGAGGTGGTGGCGCTCATCAACCGCTTTCTG GAATTGGGTTCTACAGAGGAATCTATTCACCTGATCGGAGTCTCGCTGGGAGCTCATGTTGCTGGTTACGTAGGAAATCACTTTGGTGGCCGCATCGGGAGGATCACAG GTCTGGATCCTGCTGCTTACAAGTTCACAAACACCGGCCCAGAGGAGAGGCTGGACCCGGGCGACGCCATGTTTGTGGAGGCCGTGCACACTGACACAGACA ACTTTGGTATCCGGATCCGTGTAGGACACGCCGATTACTTTATCAATGGAGGTCGGGACCAGCCGGGATGTCCGTCTATACGGAACC CGTATGGATACTTGATCTGTGACCACATGAGATCGGTCACCATGTTCATCAATGCTCTGCGGGGGATTTGCTCGTATGTGGGATTTCCGTGTTCCGACTACCAGATGTTCCGAGGGGGTAACTGCGTGGATTGTCGGACGCCTCAGATGTCCTCCTGCCCTCATATAG GGATGAAGGATTTCCTGGTGACTCCAGATGTTGTACCCATCACCGTGAGCCCTGGAGTGGACAACTATACCAGCACCAGCAGTAAGGAGCAAGAATCCTCCACCCGCCAGGTCAGCCAAGTCCAGGCCCCGCTGTTCATGCTCACAACATCATCTGAGCCGTACTGTG ctTATCACATCTTACTGAAGTTCACACTGACAGAACTCAAAGAGAACACCATCACCCTGGAGATCCAACTGATCAGCGCCGACTCCGACACCAGCAAAAGCAAGATCACAAT TTCTAAGCAAACCTTGGAAGGCCGGAGCCTGGCTGCCCACAGGACGCCCCTCTGCCGGGTAGACATGGTTGTGCTACGCACCAGCAGCTCATGGTTGAGAAAGAAAAACTTCAGTGGGACGCTGTGCCTGGCGGAGCTGCCCATGAGCAGCAC ACAGATGATCTGTTTGCCGGACGTGGTGACGTTCTCTGGTGGCGGCCATCAGACCCATAACTTGGCTGATAGTAGGAGCCGCCTCTGTCAGTGA
- the POPDC2 gene encoding popeye domain-containing protein 2 isoform X2 produces the protein MCSTSSSGEGGKMESSSGTLDHLLYAPRCVGWKSSMEAGLFQLGSLILLLAFMGGSGVLGCIYVFALMAIGFLCMVLWGGLWVCGVDVVVWNVLLMVACLVQIIHLIYRLRRESYGEDYDTLYRTVYQPLQVPLPIFKEIAHCSGMEVHTLNADQSYALEGKTPIDRLSLLISGRVKVSLDGQFLHYIFPYQFLDSPEWESLRPSEEGTFQVTLTAETDSTFISWPRKKLYLLLAREKYISRLFSVLLGFDICHKLYALNDKLFAKFGLRFDIRLPSLYHVLGPSSEPAGDIVAVTDHSQAAPALHKAPASHPQQPAGIRGSRPESGHLACSVLQRGHPRLLPHGRAPLAPTQTPEL, from the exons GTGAAGGAGGTAAGATGGAGTCCTCCAGTGGGACGCTGGACCACCTCTTGTATGCCCCCCGGTGTGTGGGCTGGAAGTCCTCCATGGAGGCCGGCTTGTTCCAGCTGGGCAGCCTCATTCTCTTGCTGGCCTTCATGGGTGGCAGTGGAGTCTTGGGCTGCATCTACGTCTTTGCACTAATGGCCATTGGTTTCTTGTGTATGGTGCTGTGGGGTGGGCTGTGGGTCTGTGGGGTGGACGTGGTGGTTTGGAACGTGCTGCTGATGGTGGCGTGCCTTGTCCAGATCATTCATCTCATTTACCGACTGCGCAGAGAATCCTACGGGGAGGACTATGATACCCTGTACCGTACCGTCTACCAACCGCTGCAGGTGCCACTGCCCATCTTCAAGGAAATTGCCCACTGCAGCGGCATGGAGGTCCATACTCTGAATGCTGACCAGAGCTACGCGTTAGAGGGAAAGACCCCTATTGACCGGCTGTCTCTTCTCATCTCTGGAcg GGTGAAGGTCAGTCTGGATGGACAGTTCTTACATTACATCTTCCCTTACCAGTTCCTGGACTCTCCAGAGTGGGAATCTCTACGGCCCTCAGAAGAAGGAACATTCCAG GTGACGTTGACAGCGGAGACGGACAGCACGTTCATCAGCTGGCCCCGGAAGAAGTTGTACCTGCTCCTGGCTCGGGAGAAATACATCTCACGCCTCTTCTCTGTGCTCCTCGGCTTTGACATCTGTCACAAACTCTATGCCCTCAATGACAAGCTCTTTGCCAAGTTTGGCCTCCGCTTTGACATCCGCCTGCCCAGCCTCTACCATGTCCTGGGGCCGTCGTCAGAGCCTGCAGGTGATATTGTAGCAGTCACTGACCATTCACAGGCTGCTCCGGCCCTCCATAAGGCACCTGCGTCCCATCCTCAGCAGCCAGCGGGCATCAGGGGCTCCCGGCCCGAGAGTGGCCACCTGG CCTGCAGCGTTCTGCAGAGGGGTCACCCCCGCCTCCTGCCGCACGGACGGGCCCCTCTCGCCCCAACTCAGACTCCAGAACTTTAG
- the POPDC2 gene encoding popeye domain-containing protein 2 isoform X1 — protein MCSTSSSGEGGKMESSSGTLDHLLYAPRCVGWKSSMEAGLFQLGSLILLLAFMGGSGVLGCIYVFALMAIGFLCMVLWGGLWVCGVDVVVWNVLLMVACLVQIIHLIYRLRRESYGEDYDTLYRTVYQPLQVPLPIFKEIAHCSGMEVHTLNADQSYALEGKTPIDRLSLLISGRVKVSLDGQFLHYIFPYQFLDSPEWESLRPSEEGTFQVTLTAETDSTFISWPRKKLYLLLAREKYISRLFSVLLGFDICHKLYALNDKLFAKFGLRFDIRLPSLYHVLGPSSEPAGDIVAVTDHSQAAPALHKAPASHPQQPAGIRGSRPESGHLGEDSSSLILEDFAELPGSFMDYVSEGEYMK, from the exons GTGAAGGAGGTAAGATGGAGTCCTCCAGTGGGACGCTGGACCACCTCTTGTATGCCCCCCGGTGTGTGGGCTGGAAGTCCTCCATGGAGGCCGGCTTGTTCCAGCTGGGCAGCCTCATTCTCTTGCTGGCCTTCATGGGTGGCAGTGGAGTCTTGGGCTGCATCTACGTCTTTGCACTAATGGCCATTGGTTTCTTGTGTATGGTGCTGTGGGGTGGGCTGTGGGTCTGTGGGGTGGACGTGGTGGTTTGGAACGTGCTGCTGATGGTGGCGTGCCTTGTCCAGATCATTCATCTCATTTACCGACTGCGCAGAGAATCCTACGGGGAGGACTATGATACCCTGTACCGTACCGTCTACCAACCGCTGCAGGTGCCACTGCCCATCTTCAAGGAAATTGCCCACTGCAGCGGCATGGAGGTCCATACTCTGAATGCTGACCAGAGCTACGCGTTAGAGGGAAAGACCCCTATTGACCGGCTGTCTCTTCTCATCTCTGGAcg GGTGAAGGTCAGTCTGGATGGACAGTTCTTACATTACATCTTCCCTTACCAGTTCCTGGACTCTCCAGAGTGGGAATCTCTACGGCCCTCAGAAGAAGGAACATTCCAG GTGACGTTGACAGCGGAGACGGACAGCACGTTCATCAGCTGGCCCCGGAAGAAGTTGTACCTGCTCCTGGCTCGGGAGAAATACATCTCACGCCTCTTCTCTGTGCTCCTCGGCTTTGACATCTGTCACAAACTCTATGCCCTCAATGACAAGCTCTTTGCCAAGTTTGGCCTCCGCTTTGACATCCGCCTGCCCAGCCTCTACCATGTCCTGGGGCCGTCGTCAGAGCCTGCAGGTGATATTGTAGCAGTCACTGACCATTCACAGGCTGCTCCGGCCCTCCATAAGGCACCTGCGTCCCATCCTCAGCAGCCAGCGGGCATCAGGGGCTCCCGGCCCGAGAGTGGCCACCTGGGTGAGGACTCCAGTAGCCTCATTCTAGAGGACTTTGCGGAGCTTCCTGGTTCCTTTATGGATTATGTGAGCGAGGGGGAGTATATGAAGTGA